In a single window of the Candidatus Celerinatantimonas neptuna genome:
- the ispB gene encoding Octaprenyl diphosphate synthase: MDLQAIHTLSNQDITAVNQLIYRELNSDVALINQVAIYIVNSGGKRMRPLLAVLASRALGYQGSDHIKMAAIIEFIHTSTLLHDDVVDESQLRRGQDTANERFGNAASVLVGDFLYTRAFQLMTELNSLKIMNILAEATNVIAEGEVQQLINCNDPDISEADYFNVIYCKTAKLFEAATRLAAVLSQQNDVMEKALADYGKYLGTAFQIMDDILDYDADRAQTGKNLGDDLAEGKPTLPLLYAMNHGTDVQRSLIRTVIQEGNGRGKLDEVLIAMHETGALEYSRKAATKESDKAILALAPLSDGNYKEALISLAHIAADRDN, from the coding sequence ATGGATCTTCAAGCTATTCATACATTGTCCAATCAGGATATAACTGCTGTCAATCAGCTTATCTACCGTGAACTAAACTCTGATGTAGCCCTTATAAATCAAGTTGCTATATATATAGTAAACAGCGGCGGAAAACGCATGCGCCCTTTATTAGCCGTACTGGCTAGCCGAGCTCTTGGCTATCAGGGAAGTGACCATATCAAAATGGCCGCAATCATAGAGTTCATCCATACATCGACTTTATTACATGACGATGTTGTCGATGAATCACAACTACGTCGGGGACAAGATACCGCCAATGAACGTTTCGGTAATGCAGCAAGCGTTTTGGTCGGCGATTTTCTATATACCAGGGCATTCCAGCTTATGACTGAGCTTAACAGCCTGAAAATTATGAATATATTGGCAGAAGCAACCAATGTCATCGCCGAAGGCGAAGTCCAGCAATTAATAAACTGTAACGATCCCGATATTAGTGAAGCTGATTATTTTAACGTCATCTATTGCAAAACAGCAAAACTGTTTGAAGCCGCAACCCGATTAGCAGCAGTCTTATCTCAGCAAAATGATGTCATGGAAAAAGCACTTGCGGATTATGGTAAATATCTGGGAACTGCTTTTCAAATTATGGATGATATCCTCGATTATGATGCCGATCGTGCTCAAACAGGAAAAAATCTTGGAGATGATCTCGCTGAGGGAAAACCAACACTCCCTTTACTTTATGCAATGAACCACGGAACAGACGTCCAGCGATCATTGATCCGAACTGTCATCCAAGAAGGGAATGGCCGGGGTAAATTAGATGAAGTACTGATAGCAATGCATGAAACCGGGGCTCTTGAATATAGCCGCAAAGCAGCAACTAAAGAATCAGATAAAGCGATTCTTGCTCTTGCACCTTTATCTGATGGGAATTACAAAGAAGCGTTAATCAGTTTGGCCCACATTGCAGCCGATCGCGATAATTAA
- the rplU gene encoding 50S ribosomal protein L21: MYAVIQSGGKQHRVAEGQTIRLEKLEVETGATIEFDNVLMIANGEDVKIGAPFVEGSKVTAEVVTHGRGEKVKIVKFRRRKHHRKQAGHRQWFTEVRITGINA, encoded by the coding sequence ATGTACGCGGTTATCCAAAGTGGTGGTAAACAGCACCGTGTTGCCGAAGGTCAAACCATTCGCCTGGAAAAATTGGAAGTAGAGACTGGTGCAACGATTGAGTTTGACAATGTTTTGATGATTGCCAATGGCGAAGATGTGAAAATCGGCGCGCCTTTTGTTGAAGGCAGTAAAGTGACAGCTGAAGTTGTTACTCACGGCCGTGGCGAAAAGGTAAAAATCGTTAAGTTCCGGCGGCGTAAGCATCATCGGAAACAGGCTGGTCATCGCCAGTGGTTTACCGAAGTTCGCATTACCGGTATCAATGCTTAA
- the cgtA gene encoding GTPase Obg/CgtA: protein MKFVDEATIRVEAGDGGNGCISFRREKYVPKGGPDGGDGGDGGSVYLVADENLNTLIDYRFERFHRAGRGKNGRGGNCTGKRGSDLELSVPVGTRATDADTAELIGDLTQHGQRLKVAQGGFHGLGNTRFKSSVNRAPRKKTNGTIGEIRSLQLELLLLADVGLLGLPNAGKSTFIRSVSAAKPKVADYPFTTLVPNLGVVRQSSQRSFVIADIPGLIEGAADGAGLGIRFLKHLERCRVLLHFIDVKPSDGSDPTANARTILDELSQYSDSLKSKPRWLIFNKTDLVLDDELNTIITNVCDELDWSGPVYNISAVSGLGCEELCQQLMSFIETLPDLSESQSMPQVDFQWDEYHRNKLNEVQQSDDEETDDDDDGVEVIYVRD from the coding sequence ATGAAATTCGTAGACGAAGCAACAATCCGAGTGGAAGCTGGAGATGGTGGTAACGGTTGTATCAGTTTTCGCAGAGAAAAATATGTGCCAAAAGGTGGCCCGGACGGCGGTGATGGCGGTGATGGAGGGAGTGTCTATCTAGTTGCGGATGAAAATCTCAATACACTGATTGACTATCGTTTTGAACGATTCCACCGAGCCGGTCGGGGGAAAAATGGTCGTGGTGGAAATTGTACTGGTAAACGGGGGAGCGATTTAGAGTTAAGCGTTCCGGTTGGCACCAGGGCAACAGATGCTGATACGGCAGAATTAATCGGCGACTTGACTCAGCACGGACAGCGTTTGAAAGTTGCTCAAGGTGGCTTCCATGGTTTGGGCAATACGCGCTTTAAAAGCAGTGTCAATCGTGCTCCAAGGAAAAAGACAAATGGTACGATAGGTGAAATCCGCTCCCTTCAGTTAGAGCTTTTACTACTGGCTGATGTTGGTTTATTGGGGTTACCTAATGCTGGGAAATCAACGTTTATCAGAAGTGTTTCTGCTGCAAAACCCAAAGTGGCTGATTATCCGTTTACGACGCTTGTTCCAAATTTAGGGGTTGTTCGCCAATCAAGCCAACGAAGTTTTGTTATTGCAGATATTCCCGGACTGATTGAAGGGGCTGCAGATGGTGCAGGTTTAGGGATCCGCTTTCTTAAGCATTTAGAACGTTGTCGCGTTTTATTACATTTTATTGATGTTAAGCCTTCAGATGGAAGTGATCCGACAGCGAATGCTCGAACTATTTTGGATGAATTATCTCAATATAGCGATTCTCTGAAATCAAAACCACGCTGGCTTATTTTTAATAAAACGGATTTAGTATTAGATGATGAGCTTAATACAATCATTACTAATGTCTGTGATGAGTTGGATTGGAGTGGTCCTGTTTATAATATTTCAGCGGTTAGTGGATTAGGATGTGAAGAGTTGTGTCAGCAACTTATGTCATTTATCGAAACGTTGCCAGATCTTTCTGAGTCACAGTCCATGCCTCAAGTTGATTTTCAATGGGACGAGTACCATCGTAATAAATTGAATGAAGTTCAACAAAGCGATGATGAAGAAACAGATGACGATGATGATGGTGTTGAAGTGATTTATGTTCGTGATTAG
- the apaG gene encoding Protein ApaG encodes MCPESTTIQIGVETEYLEDHSCEDEEQYTFVYTITITNKGESSLKLLHRHWQITDGNGKTDEVEGEGVVGRQPTLKPNQPFTYTSSTVLKTPVGVMEGQYTLQTETGDLLSALIPVFRLAKPNSLH; translated from the coding sequence ATGTGCCCTGAGTCTACCACTATCCAAATTGGTGTAGAAACTGAATATCTTGAAGATCACTCTTGTGAAGATGAGGAACAGTATACATTCGTATATACCATTACCATTACAAATAAGGGTGAATCTTCGCTCAAACTACTTCATCGCCATTGGCAAATTACCGACGGGAATGGGAAAACAGATGAGGTTGAAGGCGAAGGAGTGGTTGGCCGTCAACCTACGCTCAAGCCCAATCAACCATTTACGTACACTAGTAGTACTGTTCTGAAAACCCCTGTTGGCGTCATGGAAGGACAATACACTTTACAAACAGAAACAGGTGACTTATTAAGTGCACTAATTCCCGTTTTCCGTTTAGCTAAACCCAATAGTCTGCATTAA
- the rsmA gene encoding Ribosomal RNA small subunit methyltransferase A — MYHNSNQGHLARKRFGQNFLNDEHIISQIVAAIYPQPHEHLVEVGPGLAALTRPVAEQIDHLDVIELDRDLAARLRHSNLADKLTIHETDALKFDFASLKNDDKKLRIFGNLPYNISTPLIFHLLSFADLISDMHFMLQKEVVQRMAAGPGSKSYGRLSVMTQYYCQVIPILEVPPESFKPAPKVDSAVIRLEPYQELPYVAKDIKCLERVCREAFNRRRKTIRNALSQLFSIPQLESLGIDSSLRPEQLSVVDYVNLANGLADIAGFGGD, encoded by the coding sequence ATGTATCATAACTCGAATCAAGGTCATCTGGCCCGAAAACGATTTGGCCAAAACTTTCTGAACGATGAACACATCATCAGTCAGATTGTTGCTGCTATTTATCCTCAACCACATGAACATTTAGTCGAAGTCGGTCCGGGGCTCGCCGCACTAACAAGGCCTGTAGCCGAACAAATCGATCATTTAGATGTCATCGAATTAGACCGCGATCTGGCAGCGCGGTTACGTCATTCTAATTTGGCAGATAAACTGACCATTCATGAAACTGATGCGCTGAAATTTGATTTTGCTTCACTGAAAAACGACGACAAAAAATTGAGAATTTTTGGAAACTTACCTTATAACATTTCAACGCCACTCATTTTTCATTTGCTTTCATTTGCCGATTTAATCAGTGACATGCACTTCATGCTACAAAAAGAGGTCGTACAACGTATGGCTGCTGGGCCTGGCAGTAAAAGCTATGGACGACTTAGCGTAATGACCCAGTATTATTGCCAGGTCATTCCTATTTTAGAAGTTCCTCCTGAATCTTTTAAACCTGCACCTAAAGTCGATTCTGCTGTCATTCGGCTGGAGCCTTATCAGGAACTTCCTTATGTTGCTAAAGATATCAAATGTCTGGAGCGAGTGTGTAGGGAAGCGTTTAATCGACGCAGAAAAACAATTAGAAATGCCCTGAGTCAGCTATTTAGCATTCCTCAACTCGAATCACTTGGTATTGATAGCTCTTTACGCCCAGAACAGTTAAGTGTTGTGGATTATGTCAACTTAGCAAATGGACTGGCCGATATAGCTGGTTTTGGAGGTGACTAA
- the pdxA gene encoding 4-hydroxythreonine-4-phosphate dehydrogenase, with protein sequence MVRRLAITPGEPAGIGPELVLALSQRDWPAQLVIIGDPKLIDERAKMLGIPICLEEFDATQPAREHKAGSLIIKPVPLIEPSIPGKLNVANGQYVLETLRQASLGALHGEFDAIVTGPVHKGIINDSGYSFSGHTEFFAQQAECSDVVMMLATEGLRVALVTTHIPLAYVSKAITEERLNKVIHILHHDLKTKFNILQPKIYICGLNPHAGENGHLGHEEQNVIEPTLDKLRNESMNLVGPLPADTVFQDKYLNDADAILTMYHDQGLPVLKYKGFGKAVNITLGLPFIRTSVDHGTALELAGQGKADHGSLYYSIEQALMMVNRSHVS encoded by the coding sequence ATGGTAAGACGTCTGGCGATCACACCGGGAGAGCCTGCAGGTATTGGTCCCGAACTTGTATTAGCATTATCTCAACGTGATTGGCCTGCGCAATTAGTTATCATTGGAGATCCCAAGCTTATCGATGAACGAGCCAAAATGCTCGGGATTCCCATTTGTCTGGAAGAATTTGATGCAACTCAACCAGCTAGAGAACACAAAGCTGGTAGCCTCATAATTAAACCAGTTCCACTCATTGAGCCTTCAATCCCTGGAAAACTAAATGTTGCTAATGGCCAGTATGTTTTAGAAACTCTACGACAAGCAAGCCTTGGGGCTTTACATGGTGAATTTGATGCAATTGTCACAGGCCCAGTTCATAAAGGAATTATTAATGACAGTGGCTACTCCTTTAGCGGCCACACCGAGTTTTTTGCGCAACAAGCAGAATGCTCTGATGTTGTTATGATGTTAGCTACTGAAGGGCTACGGGTTGCTTTAGTCACAACTCATATTCCTTTAGCTTATGTTTCTAAAGCAATTACGGAGGAAAGATTAAATAAGGTTATCCACATATTGCACCATGACCTTAAGACTAAATTTAATATTCTCCAGCCCAAAATATATATTTGTGGATTAAATCCACATGCTGGTGAAAACGGCCACTTAGGTCATGAAGAACAAAATGTTATTGAACCGACACTAGACAAATTACGGAATGAAAGTATGAACCTAGTCGGACCTTTACCCGCAGATACTGTCTTCCAAGATAAATATCTAAATGATGCCGACGCTATACTTACCATGTATCATGATCAAGGGCTACCCGTACTCAAATATAAAGGATTTGGGAAGGCAGTAAATATCACGTTAGGCTTGCCGTTTATTCGTACATCTGTCGATCATGGAACTGCGTTGGAACTTGCCGGACAAGGAAAAGCTGATCACGGCAGTCTTTATTATTCAATTGAACAAGCATTAATGATGGTTAACCGATCCCATGTATCATAA
- the dhfrIII gene encoding Dihydrofolate reductase type 3 produces MRISMIAAMANNRIIGRDNQMPWHLPADLKHFKAITLNKPVVMGRKTFESIGKALPQRRNYVLTRARNWHADHVHVIHQIEQALNAEKERNMTELMIIGGGQLYQRFLPLADRLYLTLIHFDVEGDTQFPDYQHFDWQVTDRQCYDADDKNPYRYEFIRLDRNR; encoded by the coding sequence ATGCGCATATCAATGATTGCTGCAATGGCGAATAATCGGATTATCGGCCGTGATAATCAGATGCCTTGGCATTTACCTGCCGACCTAAAACATTTCAAAGCAATAACTCTCAATAAGCCTGTCGTCATGGGGCGAAAAACCTTTGAGTCGATAGGAAAGGCTTTGCCTCAACGTCGTAATTATGTTCTTACCCGGGCTCGTAACTGGCATGCAGATCATGTTCATGTTATTCATCAGATTGAGCAAGCTCTGAATGCCGAGAAAGAGCGTAATATGACGGAGTTGATGATTATTGGTGGTGGTCAGTTGTATCAACGTTTTTTACCACTGGCTGATCGTCTTTATCTGACATTGATACACTTTGATGTTGAAGGGGATACTCAGTTTCCCGATTATCAACATTTCGACTGGCAAGTTACTGACCGCCAGTGTTATGACGCGGATGATAAAAATCCATATCGTTATGAATTTATCCGATTAGATCGCAACCGCTAG
- the rsmI gene encoding Ribosomal RNA small subunit methyltransferase I, translated as MTASGILYIVATPIGNMLDITQRALDTLRQVDLICAEDTRNTGRLLHQYDIHTPCSAFHDHNEQQKAVFMLEKLQAGMNLALVSDAGTPLINDPGYRLVTLCRQNNIRVVPVPGACAAIAALCAAGLPTDRFHYEGFFPAKKSARQQVLQAFKEVPATLVFYESPHRILDTLDDIIEVLGQDRVLVLARELTKTFETFAVYSALQMREWMRSDADQQKGEMVLMIAGFQADSQQIPADVLDTLKLLCSELPLKKAAALTAQIHQQKKNMLYKLGLELGL; from the coding sequence ATGACGGCAAGTGGAATTTTATACATTGTAGCAACTCCTATTGGAAATATGTTGGATATTACGCAACGAGCACTTGATACGTTGCGTCAGGTTGATTTAATTTGTGCTGAAGATACAAGGAATACGGGTCGTCTATTACATCAATACGATATTCATACTCCTTGTAGCGCTTTTCATGACCATAATGAACAGCAAAAAGCTGTGTTTATGTTAGAGAAATTACAGGCAGGAATGAATTTAGCATTAGTGTCTGATGCGGGTACGCCATTAATTAATGATCCCGGGTATCGATTGGTTACATTATGTCGCCAAAACAATATCAGAGTGGTTCCTGTTCCCGGGGCTTGTGCAGCAATTGCGGCTTTATGTGCTGCGGGGTTACCAACGGATCGTTTTCATTATGAAGGTTTTTTCCCTGCGAAAAAGTCAGCTCGTCAGCAAGTATTGCAAGCTTTTAAAGAAGTTCCCGCAACGTTAGTTTTTTATGAGTCACCTCATCGCATATTAGATACGTTGGATGATATTATTGAAGTCCTTGGTCAGGACCGGGTCTTAGTTTTGGCCAGAGAACTAACAAAAACATTTGAGACATTCGCTGTATATTCTGCTTTGCAGATGCGTGAATGGATGCGCTCTGATGCAGACCAGCAAAAAGGTGAGATGGTGTTAATGATTGCAGGGTTTCAGGCTGACTCACAGCAGATACCGGCAGATGTTTTGGATACATTAAAATTATTGTGTTCTGAATTACCTTTAAAAAAAGCAGCTGCGTTAACTGCGCAGATCCATCAACAGAAGAAAAATATGCTCTATAAATTGGGCCTTGAATTGGGGCTTTAA
- a CDS encoding hypothetical protein (UPF0442 protein YjjB): protein MIFLWQLCNDALFAAVPAVGFAMVFNVPPKLLPFCAFGGAFAHASRTLLMHGGIGIAWGTFIASASVGLIGVYWSQRYLVPRPVFTVASVIPMIPGGYAFATMIGLFQMHTDGYTGDLAAIVVENGLKTLFILTALSFGLAIPSVLIYRGRPIV, encoded by the coding sequence ATGATATTTCTATGGCAGTTATGTAATGATGCTCTATTTGCTGCGGTTCCAGCGGTTGGGTTTGCAATGGTTTTTAATGTTCCACCTAAATTGTTGCCTTTTTGTGCTTTTGGGGGGGCCTTTGCCCATGCTTCACGGACTTTGTTGATGCATGGTGGGATTGGTATTGCTTGGGGAACATTTATCGCATCGGCCAGTGTTGGTCTGATAGGTGTTTACTGGTCGCAGCGCTACCTTGTTCCAAGGCCAGTGTTTACTGTCGCTTCAGTTATACCTATGATCCCAGGAGGCTATGCTTTTGCCACAATGATCGGTTTATTTCAAATGCATACTGATGGGTATACCGGAGATTTAGCGGCCATTGTTGTTGAAAATGGATTAAAAACATTATTTATTTTGACTGCTCTGAGTTTTGGTCTGGCAATCCCTTCTGTATTGATTTATCGTGGCCGACCGATTGTATAG
- the apaH gene encoding Bis(5'-nucleosyl)-tetraphosphatase, symmetrical — translation MKHCIIGDVHGCYDQLQQLLELANVDLSQEQLWFTGDLVGRGPQPLETLRFISSLGKQAQTVLGNHDLHFLAVAAGISPLKTKDKLKSVIQAPDRDELIDWLWQQPLLAQLNEDTVMVHAGITPQWSLSEAIERAHEVEKLFSQPDIRFDLLKQMYGDIPNYWQASLSGFERYRFIMNSFTRMRCCYADLSLDFKYKEAPGNAPESLKPWFDYREDQTTILFGHWASLMGKTHKNNIKALDTGCVWGNQLTLLRFETNQLYQVTNHTSGCDLIG, via the coding sequence ATGAAACATTGTATTATCGGTGACGTCCACGGCTGTTATGACCAACTACAGCAACTACTAGAACTCGCAAATGTCGATTTAAGCCAAGAACAATTATGGTTTACAGGAGATCTTGTCGGCCGGGGCCCCCAACCTCTTGAAACATTGCGTTTTATTTCATCTCTGGGGAAGCAAGCGCAAACAGTTCTCGGTAACCATGATCTTCATTTCTTAGCCGTAGCAGCGGGAATCTCTCCATTAAAAACAAAGGATAAATTAAAATCAGTTATTCAAGCCCCGGACAGAGACGAACTCATCGACTGGTTATGGCAACAACCACTACTAGCCCAATTGAATGAAGATACTGTGATGGTCCATGCAGGAATTACACCGCAATGGAGCTTATCAGAAGCCATTGAAAGGGCACATGAAGTCGAAAAACTCTTTTCTCAGCCAGACATTCGTTTCGATCTATTAAAACAAATGTACGGTGATATCCCCAACTACTGGCAAGCATCCTTATCTGGCTTTGAGCGCTACCGGTTTATCATGAATAGCTTTACCCGAATGCGCTGTTGTTATGCTGATCTCAGTCTAGATTTTAAATATAAAGAAGCGCCGGGAAATGCCCCTGAATCGCTAAAACCCTGGTTTGATTACCGGGAAGATCAAACTACAATTTTGTTTGGCCACTGGGCATCCTTAATGGGCAAAACCCACAAGAACAATATTAAGGCTCTCGATACTGGTTGCGTATGGGGAAATCAACTGACACTACTTCGATTTGAAACCAACCAGCTTTATCAAGTCACCAATCATACTAGCGGTTGCGATCTAATCGGATAA
- the rpmA gene encoding 50S ribosomal protein L27, translating to MAHKKAGGSTRNGRDSESKRLGVKRYGGESVLAGNIIVRQRGTKFHAGTNVGIGKDHTLFAKAEGKVKFEVKGPKNRKFVSIVAD from the coding sequence ATGGCACATAAAAAAGCTGGTGGTAGTACCCGTAACGGTCGCGACTCAGAAAGTAAACGTTTAGGTGTTAAACGTTACGGTGGTGAGTCAGTTTTGGCCGGTAACATCATTGTTCGTCAGCGCGGAACCAAGTTCCATGCAGGTACTAATGTTGGTATTGGGAAAGATCACACCCTGTTTGCTAAAGCTGAAGGGAAAGTGAAATTTGAAGTCAAAGGTCCGAAAAATCGTAAATTTGTAAGCATCGTTGCTGACTAA
- the lpoA gene encoding Penicillin-binding protein activator LpoA, which translates to MKRPLSWHSYYLMACLVFLSACTSNQLRPLKTDVIPPTITGLLVYPPNDYLTQAKRAKSQYKFDWQLLAAKAYLEHGQMGKGQQLLQTLQKSAATERQHAAWLLVSAYASELNQHQEQALKTLHFPAHWQLPDDYWRTYYQKLAQLNVSQQHPIAAASALISLNSFLNEAQRQANRKQIWDLLKPIDSFTLRSYEQPGNNMLNGYLELIAISNEPVNSPQQLLKKLDQWKQAYPNNPAIHFVQGQLSKALQSKLYNPTHIAILLPLSGHFAQSGQRIQDGILAAYSDLSQKGRDKPQLTFFDTNEQPVSTIEAKIHQSDCDFVIGPLLKSNVKAYAQLKVTLPWLALNDIDNRPQATQNSRDIYSLSLDPQTEAAQAAQQMLQDDEHHPLLFVPDTDIGHRMAISFSNVWKKENKDAPDITFYSKDNLQNSVRQMLKTNQSIIRIQQIRRLLGRNIKAEVRSRRDSSAVYIVANNLETKLIVPFISVTISPFASSLHLYGSSRTQQSNVNNTELDGMMISEVPWLLNQYAPNATRFTQLWPQANDTDKLLYAMGYDAYHILPHLQQMRGFKDYHVQGLTGILGVKENGTIKRRLIWSQYRNGHLEPL; encoded by the coding sequence ATGAAAAGACCGTTGTCCTGGCACAGTTATTATCTGATGGCTTGCCTTGTCTTCCTCAGTGCCTGTACATCCAATCAGCTACGACCACTCAAAACTGATGTAATACCACCGACTATAACAGGTCTGCTAGTATATCCACCAAACGATTATCTGACGCAAGCCAAACGAGCCAAAAGCCAATATAAATTTGACTGGCAACTTCTGGCAGCTAAAGCTTATCTGGAACATGGCCAAATGGGCAAAGGGCAACAGCTCTTGCAAACGCTACAAAAATCAGCTGCAACAGAGCGACAGCACGCCGCCTGGCTACTTGTTAGCGCTTACGCCTCTGAACTCAATCAACATCAGGAACAAGCACTTAAGACACTTCATTTCCCTGCCCACTGGCAACTTCCGGATGACTATTGGCGAACTTACTATCAAAAATTAGCTCAGTTAAATGTCAGTCAGCAACATCCCATTGCTGCCGCAAGCGCACTGATATCACTCAATTCATTTCTGAATGAAGCACAGCGACAAGCCAATAGAAAACAGATATGGGATCTATTAAAGCCGATTGATAGTTTCACACTCAGAAGTTATGAACAACCTGGCAATAACATGCTTAATGGTTACTTAGAGTTAATTGCCATTAGCAACGAACCTGTTAACAGCCCTCAACAACTATTAAAAAAACTTGATCAATGGAAGCAAGCTTATCCAAATAATCCAGCCATTCATTTTGTTCAAGGGCAACTCAGTAAAGCTCTTCAAAGCAAATTATATAACCCGACTCATATTGCAATACTTTTACCTTTATCAGGCCATTTTGCACAGAGTGGACAACGCATCCAAGACGGAATACTTGCGGCCTATAGTGACTTAAGTCAGAAAGGCAGAGACAAACCGCAACTCACCTTTTTCGATACCAATGAACAACCCGTATCGACAATTGAAGCAAAAATTCATCAGTCTGATTGTGATTTTGTCATAGGTCCACTTCTTAAGTCTAATGTCAAAGCGTATGCACAACTGAAGGTTACGCTCCCTTGGCTTGCTCTTAACGATATCGACAATCGCCCTCAAGCGACACAAAACAGTCGTGATATTTATAGCCTATCACTCGATCCACAAACCGAAGCAGCCCAAGCAGCACAGCAAATGCTTCAGGATGATGAACATCATCCATTACTGTTTGTCCCGGATACAGATATCGGACATCGAATGGCGATAAGTTTCTCTAATGTGTGGAAAAAAGAGAACAAAGATGCTCCGGATATCACTTTTTACAGTAAAGATAATTTGCAAAATTCTGTAAGACAAATGCTAAAAACGAACCAGAGCATTATCCGGATCCAACAAATCAGACGATTATTAGGACGTAATATCAAAGCAGAAGTACGTTCCCGTCGTGATAGTAGTGCCGTTTATATTGTTGCGAACAACCTTGAAACGAAATTGATTGTTCCATTTATTAGTGTCACGATTAGCCCTTTCGCCAGTTCACTCCATTTATACGGGAGCTCGAGAACTCAGCAGTCTAACGTCAATAATACTGAGCTAGATGGCATGATGATTAGTGAAGTTCCATGGCTATTGAATCAATATGCCCCCAACGCAACACGATTCACCCAGCTATGGCCACAAGCCAATGATACCGACAAATTACTCTATGCCATGGGATACGACGCATATCATATCCTCCCTCATTTACAACAAATGAGGGGATTTAAGGATTATCATGTACAGGGACTAACAGGCATACTCGGTGTCAAAGAAAATGGCACAATTAAGAGACGATTGATTTGGAGCCAATATCGAAATGGTCACCTGGAACCTCTTTAA
- the yjjP gene encoding Inner membrane protein YjjP → MSKTQKIDHKLQIAISRAVILAGQLLHSHGAESKLIEETTIRLGRALGLDQIEIALTARAIVLTTIVNTHCVTTTRTVIDRGINMHMVCEIQRMTVMTERQLLGLQEVQKRLHRLKPFHYPPLLVAFMIGLSCASFSHLLGGDWPVFAVTFIASFIAMLVRQHLAKTKHNVLVNFAVTAFVATWIASFGSRFHWGEHPSIAMAACVLLLVPGFPLINAVLDLVKGYTNMGIARWFSASLLTLSVAAGIALAMSVSGIHGWL, encoded by the coding sequence ATGTCCAAGACGCAAAAAATAGATCACAAACTTCAGATAGCCATTAGTCGAGCTGTTATTTTGGCGGGGCAATTACTGCACTCTCATGGCGCTGAGAGCAAGCTCATCGAAGAAACAACTATTCGCCTGGGCAGAGCGTTAGGGTTAGATCAAATTGAAATTGCTTTAACCGCTCGGGCGATTGTCTTAACGACCATTGTGAATACTCATTGTGTGACGACAACCCGCACAGTGATTGATCGTGGTATTAACATGCATATGGTCTGTGAAATTCAACGTATGACTGTGATGACTGAAAGGCAACTACTTGGACTTCAAGAAGTTCAAAAGCGTTTACACCGGCTAAAACCCTTCCATTATCCCCCCTTGCTTGTTGCTTTTATGATAGGCCTTTCCTGTGCTAGTTTTTCTCATTTATTAGGTGGGGATTGGCCTGTGTTTGCTGTGACGTTTATAGCGTCTTTTATTGCGATGCTGGTTCGTCAACACCTGGCTAAGACTAAACATAATGTTTTAGTGAATTTTGCGGTTACTGCATTTGTAGCAACATGGATTGCTTCTTTCGGTTCACGTTTCCATTGGGGGGAACATCCAAGCATTGCTATGGCTGCATGTGTTTTATTACTTGTCCCTGGTTTTCCTTTGATTAATGCTGTATTAGATCTTGTCAAAGGGTATACAAATATGGGGATCGCTCGCTGGTTTTCAGCGTCGTTATTAACGTTAAGTGTTGCGGCTGGTATTGCTCTTGCCATGAGTGTCAGCGGTATTCATGGGTGGTTATAA